Part of the Fretibacterium sp. OH1220_COT-178 genome is shown below.
GTTGACCTGAAACTGAAGGTAGAGAGCGCCGAACAATACCGTCATCAGGCCCGAGGAGGCGATGCTGAGCACGACGACGTTCTTCTCCAGGTACTGCGAGGCGTAGATCTGAAGGATGCTGCGGACCCGAAAGGCCAGCCACAGGGAAAGGACGAAGCTCAGCAGAAAGGCGAGTGAGAAATAGTCGTCGATCGCCTCGGCCGAGAGCCCCAGTCCGAGGCGGACAAAGTCCTGCGGAAGGGAAAACCAACTGACGATAAGGAACGTGTACAGGCAGGCGGCCCACAGAGGGAGTCGGATCTTGTTGGGGGCAAGGCGGTTCAGGGATTTGCTCCGCAGTATGTACCAGATGCAGCTGTAGAAGCCCAGGCTGAAAAAGTAGAGGAACAGGAGCATTCCTCCGGACACGCGTTTCATGGACTTGAGGCCGTCCTTCTTTTCCTGTCTGAGCTTCTCCTCCAGGTTGGCCTTCGCATAGGGGGTGGCAGCGCCGCAGTATTCGCATCGCTCGGCTCTGACGGGCAGGACCGCTCCGCAGTGCATGCAGTTCATCTCTGGATTCTCTCCTCCCAAAATAGCGGAAAGCAACGCTTCCGAACGACATGGAGCAGTGTCGTCCCGGGAAGACGCACGTCTTTCGCGCGCTCTTACCGGGCCATTGTGATTGGAATTTCAGCGGCTGTCAAGGTTGTTTTTTGTCTTTTCAGGGTGGTTTTTTCCGCCCGGTACGCCGTTTGCATCCGTCGCGTCCGTACACCTGCGGTCGGGACGATCGGGGCGGGACTGGAGATTCGCACAGCACGGCGCACGAAAAGTTTTTTGCTGAAAAACGTGTTTTTTTCGCCGTTAGTGAGATACAATGAAAAGCGTGTATCGTGAATGATTGCAGCCCCGACTTTTTTGGGGGGCCAGGAAAAAAATCGTGAGGATACCGAGAAAGGGTGGCGGAAAGTGAAGACGGGTCTCAAGCGGTTTTACGTGTCGTGTGCCCAAAAGCTCCTGAGCGTGGCTCTGTGCCTGTCCTTCCTTGCGGGGGGCGTCGTGCTGGCTCCTTTGACGGCCTCCGCGTCGGAGGACAAGGTTGGCATGGTCAGCAAGGGAGCGGAGAATGCGGAGAAAAAGGTCGCGGGGAAGAAGGCCAAAAAGAGGGTCGTTCGCGTTCGTAAGGTGTCGGCCAGGAAGGCGCCCCGCGGCTCCCGGGTTCGTATTTTCGCGGGGGGCAACGGCTCCGCCAAGAGGCCCTGGACCATCCGTACGGCCGCCCAGCTGCGCGCCTTCGCCCAGTCGGTCAACAAGGGCAACTCCTATGCCGGCAAGCGCATTCGTCTGACATCGGACATCGATCTGAGCGGGGCGGTCTGGTCGCCGATCGGTTTTCACAAGGAGGGTACGGCATCGCGTCCCTTTAAGGGAATCTTCGACGGAAACGGACGCACGGTCTACGGGCTGCGGGTGTCCAGCCCCGCCAGCGGGGCTGCGGGGCTGTTCGGTGCCCTGGATGGTGCTTCCGTCCTCAATCTCAACATCGACGAGGCCTCCGTATCCGGAGGGACGGAGGCTGGGGCCTTGGCCGGTTTCGCCTTCAAGTCCGAGGTCAGAAACTGCGTCGCCTCCGGGCAGGTCTCCGGTGGCGACGGGGTGGGAGGGCTGATCGGGAGTGCTGCGAAGAGCCGTTTCGATCGCTTGTCCTTCTCCGGAACGGTGACGGCCTCGGGCTCGAACGCGGGAGGGGCGGTGGGCTTGATGGCCGAGACGGTCCTCTCCAGGGTCTCCGTTCGAGGCAAGGTCCAGGGCAAGGACGGCGTTGGAGGAATGGCGGGAGGCATAATTGCCGGAGAGCTGCGCGATTCGGAGGGCATTCTGCTCGCCGTTGAGGGAAACAAGAATGTGGGGGGG
Proteins encoded:
- a CDS encoding DUF4234 domain-containing protein → MNCMHCGAVLPVRAERCEYCGAATPYAKANLEEKLRQEKKDGLKSMKRVSGGMLLFLYFFSLGFYSCIWYILRSKSLNRLAPNKIRLPLWAACLYTFLIVSWFSLPQDFVRLGLGLSAEAIDDYFSLAFLLSFVLSLWLAFRVRSILQIYASQYLEKNVVVLSIASSGLMTVLFGALYLQFQVNKMISMELLNPDL